AAAGCCTTAGACCTCAAGTTTCATATAGATAGAAAACTGGCCTCTGTTGGCATCGATGTGGTTTCAAAATCGCTTGAAAGCAAGGTGGCATACTGGAATAAACTACTCGGTTTAAAAGTTTTATTAAACGAACTTTTTGAGCAAGAAGTGGTTTGGGATGATATGTTTACGCTTGATAGTGGAAAAGATATCATTAGAATAGCTGTTTACAAACACAATGTCAATATCATGAATAAGGAATGCTGGCCTGAGGTTTATGAATTCTTTTTTGAAAATATGATTAAGTTTGAAGATTGGCTGGAGGAGTATAAGGATATTTTAAAGGTACAGAGAGAAATTTAGTTAACAGTTGATAGTGAACAACTAACAGTTAACAGTGAATAGTTAGGTTTGAAACAGTTAATCTAAGTTGCCTGAGTCTACCTAGTCGTTAAACAGGCATGTCGAAGGTGATGCAACAAAAGAGAGCTAACAAGTGATAGTTAATAGTTAAAACTAAATGTCTATTACGGAGAAAGTGCTCATCAGGCTCCCTTTAGGGTTGGGGCAAAACTGATGAGATAAAAGCTATTAAAAAACAACAAAAAACAACATATAATGAACAGCTTAGAACAATTAAAGAAATTCACAAAAGTAGTGGCAGACACTGGAGATTTCGAGTCTATTAATCAGTTTAAACCATTAGATTCAACTACCAATCCATCATTAATTTATATGGCGGCACAGGATAGTAAATATGCTCACCTGGTAGATCTAGCTTTAGAAGCTGCTAAAAAATATAGCGATGATAAGGCTCAACAATTGGAGCATGCATTAGATGTTTTGGCTGTAAACTTTGGATTAGAAATTTTGAAAATCGTTCCCGGTCGTGTGAGTACAGAGGTGGATGCTCGTCTTTCTTTTGATACTCAAAAAACCATTGCAAAAGCTCATCAATTGATTGAACTTTATGCTGCCGCAGGAATTGATAAAGAAAGAATCCTCATAAAAATAGCTGCTACTTGGGAAGGAATTAGAGCAGCAGAAATACTTGAAAAAGAAGGCATCCATACTAATCTTACTTTATTATTTAGCAAGGTTCAGGCTGTTGCTTGTGCTGAGTCTGGTGTTCAGTTGATTTCTCCATTTGTAGGTCGTATTCTCGATTGGTATAAAAAAGATAGAGGAGTCAGTCATATTGCAGCTCCTGAAGACCCAGGCGTTTTATCTGTTACTGAAATTTTCAATTATTATAAGAAATTTGGCCATAGCACTGAGATTATGGGTGCTAGTTTCCGTAATAAAGAAGAAATTATTGAATTAGCAGGTTGTGATTTATTAACTATTTCTCCTAATTTATTAGCTGAATTGGAGCAAAACGAAATTGAAATCACACAAAAATTAAATCCTGAAACAGCTAAAGATTTAGAAATTGAGAAGATATCAACTGATGAAGCTTCTTTCCGTTGGCAGATGAATGAGGATGCCATGGCCACTGAAAAGCTCTCCGAAGGTATTCGTAAATTTAGCGTTGATTTAGTGAAACTAGAAGTATTTATAGCCGCTAAGATGTAAGATATATTAAATTTAGAAAGAAGGATTTGTTTTCTCAAACAAGTCCTTTTTTTATACCCTAGAATAAGGGATGCTAAAGTAAAAGGCGGAACCTTTACCAAATTCACTTTCAGCCCA
This genomic window from Lentimicrobium sp. L6 contains:
- a CDS encoding DUF4268 domain-containing protein codes for the protein MYKKEEIKNTRIEFWDEFQKFSAPKRRKLGKPKTWTMQYTGVKALDLKFHIDRKLASVGIDVVSKSLESKVAYWNKLLGLKVLLNELFEQEVVWDDMFTLDSGKDIIRIAVYKHNVNIMNKECWPEVYEFFFENMIKFEDWLEEYKDILKVQREI
- the tal gene encoding transaldolase is translated as MNSLEQLKKFTKVVADTGDFESINQFKPLDSTTNPSLIYMAAQDSKYAHLVDLALEAAKKYSDDKAQQLEHALDVLAVNFGLEILKIVPGRVSTEVDARLSFDTQKTIAKAHQLIELYAAAGIDKERILIKIAATWEGIRAAEILEKEGIHTNLTLLFSKVQAVACAESGVQLISPFVGRILDWYKKDRGVSHIAAPEDPGVLSVTEIFNYYKKFGHSTEIMGASFRNKEEIIELAGCDLLTISPNLLAELEQNEIEITQKLNPETAKDLEIEKISTDEASFRWQMNEDAMATEKLSEGIRKFSVDLVKLEVFIAAKM